The window CGAAGGTGCCGATGAAATTGATATGGTGATTTCAAGAGGACATTTTCTCTCTGGTGAATACAATTTTGTTTTCGATGAAATTGCCGCGGTTAAAGAAGCTTGCGGAGAGGCGCACTTGAAAGTTATCCTTGAAACAGGTGAGCTGAGTACGCTCGACAATGTCCGTATCGCCTCAGATATCGCGATGAATGCCGGGGCCGATTTCATAAAAACTTCTACCGGGAAAATACAGCCGGCTGCCACTCTTCCGGTAACACTTGTGATGCTTGAAGCAATTCGGGATTTTTATTATTCTACCGGAAAAAAAATCGGAATGAAGCCGGCAGGAGGTATCGCCACCGCCAAGCTGGCTCTGAACTACCTGGTTGTACTCCGGGAAACATTGGGACATGACTGGCTGAACCCTGACATGTTTCGTTTTGGAGCGAGTGCACTGGCGAATGATCTGCTCATGCAAATCGTCAAAGAAGAAACAGGTGTATACCAATCGATAGATTATTTCTCTAAAGATTAAACCAGGGAAAAATCAACCAGGCTAATTCATGGCGAGTGAAAAAAATATTCAGATGAAGAAAGTTGTAAAAAATAAGACTGAAAGAAAAATAAAATTCCAGGCCAATGCCGCAGGAAAATCTCTTGGTGATACATGGGATTATGCTCCGGCTCCTGAAAGCAAGGATCATATCCGCCTGGATAAAAAATACGAACTGTTTATCAACGGAAAATTCACAGCGCCTTCGTCAGGAAAATATTTTGACACCATCAATCCTGCAACGGAAGGGAAACTTGCTGAGATCGCGGATGCAAACGAAAAAGATGTAGACAAAGCTGTCACCGCCGCGCGTAATGCCTACAATAATGTATGGTCAAAAATGCCTGCTAAAGAACGCGCGAAATATATTTACCGTATCGCCCGCGTGATGCAGGAACGTGCTCGCGAACTTGCCGTGATTGAGAGTATGGATGGCGGTAAACCTATCCGTGAATCACGCGACATTGACGTTCCGCTTGCAGCCGCACATTTCTTTTACTATGCAGGATGGGCGGATAAAATTGCTTACGCTGTCCCGGGCGCAAGTGCAAAATCGCTTGGTGTAGCCGGACAAATTATTCCATGGAATTTTCCATTGCTCATGGCGGCATGGAAAATTGCTCCCGCACTTGCTGCGGGAAATACCGTTGTTTTAAAACCTGCAGAAACAACTCCGCTTACAGCACTAAAGCTTGCTGAGATCATCCAGGAAGCGGATCTTCCTCCCGGTGTTGTGAATATAATTACAGGTGCAGGTGCAACCGGCGCCGCTCTCGTGAATCATCCGGATATTGATAAAATCGCGTTTACCGGTTCTACGGATGTCGGTAAGATTATTCAGAAAGCAATCGCCGGTACAAAGAAGAAATTTACTCTTGAACTTGGTGGTAAAGCCGCGAATATCATTTTTGAAGATGCAGCGATTGATCAGGCAGTTGAAGGAATCATCAACGGAATCTTTTTCAACCAGGGTCACGTCTGCTGTGCCGGATCAAGATTGTTTGTTCAGGAATCTGTTGCGGATATCGTTATCCGAAAATTGAAAGACCGCATGGAAACCCTGATTGTTGGAGATCCATTGGATAAAAATACCGACATCGGTGCGATCAATTCCAAAGATCAACTGGAGAAAATTAAAAAGTACATCAAGATTGGTGTGAACGAAGGCGGGAACATGTATCAGGCAAATTGTTCAATTCCTTCAAAGGGATTTTTCTACAGACCTACTTTGTTTACCAATGTATCACAATCATCAAGAATTGTACAGGAAGAAATTTTCGGACCGGTACTCGCGATCCAGACTTTCCGGACTGTTGAAGAAGTGATAGAGAAAGCAAATAATATTCCTTACGGACTGAGTGGCGGAGTGTGGACTGACAAAG of the Bacteroidota bacterium genome contains:
- the deoC gene encoding deoxyribose-phosphate aldolase; its protein translation is MRSNKTAFPDSPPIDQIGVEERISRLSKRSIKKESKATALRLALSMVDLTTLEAKDTPGKVKQLCTKAMHPHDAFPGIPSVAAVCVYPNLVKVAKTALAGSSVKVAAVATAFPSGMSTRKVKLEETKWAVNEGADEIDMVISRGHFLSGEYNFVFDEIAAVKEACGEAHLKVILETGELSTLDNVRIASDIAMNAGADFIKTSTGKIQPAATLPVTLVMLEAIRDFYYSTGKKIGMKPAGGIATAKLALNYLVVLRETLGHDWLNPDMFRFGASALANDLLMQIVKEETGVYQSIDYFSKD
- a CDS encoding aldehyde dehydrogenase family protein, with amino-acid sequence MKKVVKNKTERKIKFQANAAGKSLGDTWDYAPAPESKDHIRLDKKYELFINGKFTAPSSGKYFDTINPATEGKLAEIADANEKDVDKAVTAARNAYNNVWSKMPAKERAKYIYRIARVMQERARELAVIESMDGGKPIRESRDIDVPLAAAHFFYYAGWADKIAYAVPGASAKSLGVAGQIIPWNFPLLMAAWKIAPALAAGNTVVLKPAETTPLTALKLAEIIQEADLPPGVVNIITGAGATGAALVNHPDIDKIAFTGSTDVGKIIQKAIAGTKKKFTLELGGKAANIIFEDAAIDQAVEGIINGIFFNQGHVCCAGSRLFVQESVADIVIRKLKDRMETLIVGDPLDKNTDIGAINSKDQLEKIKKYIKIGVNEGGNMYQANCSIPSKGFFYRPTLFTNVSQSSRIVQEEIFGPVLAIQTFRTVEEVIEKANNIPYGLSGGVWTDKGSKIFKVTSQIRAGVIWANTYNKFDPTSPFGGYKESGVGREGGLHGIMPYLSIQN